Proteins from one Rosa chinensis cultivar Old Blush chromosome 7, RchiOBHm-V2, whole genome shotgun sequence genomic window:
- the LOC112176938 gene encoding enhanced ethylene response protein 5 isoform X2, with protein sequence MVDITRPLSGQCFSIIEDIKRALEEQCGATLDIPGFNTPFKFTKYSHAYMLVYYGNVVQALRRGDLRLLRYAFQEHEDRFFRFAVYLVLEKLELQVYQRLLKKDLYYPKAEGPKQSSPAEVGSNCQSIEMVIDVDEVEGIMAMLIHKSLVKGYFAHKSRVVVLSKH encoded by the exons ATGGTGGACATTACTAGGCCTTTATCAGGCCAATGCTTTTCGATCATTG AAGATATAAAGAGGGCACTAGAAGAGCAGTGTGGTG CTACCCTAGACATCCCTGGGTTTAACACTCCTTTCAAATTTACAAAATATTCACACGCTTACATGCTGGTGTAC TATGGAAATGTTGTGCAAGCTCTAAGAAGAGGCGACCTCCGACTTCTTCGGTATGCTTTTCAAGAGCATGAAGACAG GTTCTTTAGGTTTGCTGTATATCTTGTCCTAGAGAAGCTAGAACTTCAGGTCTATCAGAGATTGTTGAAAAAAGAT TTATATTATCCAAAAGCTGAAGGACCCAAGCAAAGCTCACCAGCTGAAGTTGGAAGTAATTGTCAAAGCATTGAAATGGTCATTGATGTGGATGAG GTAGAGGGCATAATGGCGATGCTAATACACAAAAGTCTGGTAAAGGGATACTTTGCACACAAGAGTAGAGTTGTGGTTTTAAGCAAGCACTGA
- the LOC112176938 gene encoding enhanced ethylene response protein 5 isoform X1 — MPLRFVFLMNKFDDARVTKEDIKRALEEQCGATLDIPGFNTPFKFTKYSHAYMLVYYGNVVQALRRGDLRLLRYAFQEHEDRFFRFAVYLVLEKLELQVYQRLLKKDLYYPKAEGPKQSSPAEVGSNCQSIEMVIDVDEVEGIMAMLIHKSLVKGYFAHKSRVVVLSKH, encoded by the exons ATGCCATTAAGATTTGTGTTTCTCATGAACAAATTTGATGACGCGAGGGTAACCAAAGAAGATATAAAGAGGGCACTAGAAGAGCAGTGTGGTG CTACCCTAGACATCCCTGGGTTTAACACTCCTTTCAAATTTACAAAATATTCACACGCTTACATGCTGGTGTAC TATGGAAATGTTGTGCAAGCTCTAAGAAGAGGCGACCTCCGACTTCTTCGGTATGCTTTTCAAGAGCATGAAGACAG GTTCTTTAGGTTTGCTGTATATCTTGTCCTAGAGAAGCTAGAACTTCAGGTCTATCAGAGATTGTTGAAAAAAGAT TTATATTATCCAAAAGCTGAAGGACCCAAGCAAAGCTCACCAGCTGAAGTTGGAAGTAATTGTCAAAGCATTGAAATGGTCATTGATGTGGATGAG GTAGAGGGCATAATGGCGATGCTAATACACAAAAGTCTGGTAAAGGGATACTTTGCACACAAGAGTAGAGTTGTGGTTTTAAGCAAGCACTGA